The stretch of DNA CGAATCGTGACTTTGAACAAATCGGACAGATCCATCGCTTTTTAGGATTGACAGTCGGCATCAATCTGCCATTGATGCAACCGGCCATGAAACAAGAAGCCTACAATGCGGACATTACGTACGGTGTGGGAACAGAGTTTGGTTTTGACTATTTGCGTGATAATATGGCACCTGACCTTTCCCAAAAAGTTCAACGCCCTTACCATTTTGCCATTATAGATGAAGTGGATAGCGTATTGGTTGATGAAGCCAAAACACCGTTGATTGTGGCCGGCAAAATGTCAGCTGATGCAGATTTACATATGATTGCGGCTCGTTTGGCTAGACGATTTATCATAGAGCGGGACTACGATTTCGATGATGAAACGAAAGCAACATCATTAACTGAAACCGGAATCGAAAAAGTGGAAGCGGCTTTTGGCATTGATAATCTTTATGATTTGGAGCATCAGACTTTGTTCCACTATGTCATTCAGGCAGTTCGTGCTCATGTAATGTTTGAACGCGATGTTGATTATATCGTTAAAGAAGATAAAATCTTCTTAGTCGATATGTTTACTGGACGAATCATGGATGGCCGTACATTGTCTGATGGATTACATCAAGCAATTGAAGCTAAAGAAGGCGTTACGATTACGGAAGAAAATAAAGCCCAAGCCCAAATCACCATTCAAAACTATTTCCGGATGTATCCCCTACTTTGCGGGATGACGGGTACGGCAAAAACGCAGGAAAAAGAATTCCTTGAAGTATATGGAATGCAAGTTCTGCAAATTCCGACAAACCGCCCACGCATTCGTAAAGATGAAACGGATCAAGTCTATGAAACGATTGAGCAGAAATATACAGCTGTTGCCAAGGAAGTAAAAGCCCGTCACACAACTGGACAACCTGTTTTAGTCGGAACTACTTCTATTTTGCAATCAGAAGAAGTAGCGAAATATTTAAAACAACTAGACTTGGAATTCCAACTGTTGAATGCAAAAAGCGTGGAGCAGGAAGTATTCTTGATTTCACAAGCTGGGCAATTAAACCAAATTACCGTTGCCACTAACATGGCTGGTCGAGGAACTGATATCGAACTGGGTGATGGTGTTTCTGATGTAGGCGGACTATTTGTCCTCGGAACTGAAAAGCATGAAAATCGTCGAATTGATAATCAATTACGCGGTCGCTCTGGACGTCAAGGCGATCCAGGTGAGTCTCAATTCTTTATTTCCCTCGAGGATGATATGTTCAAACGTTTTGCAAAAGATGATCTAGAGAAATTCAATAAAAAAGTGAAAACTGATAGCTTAGGTCTTGTCCTTGGTAAAGATGTTCATGAATTGACGGAACGTACACAGCGTATTGTCGAAGGATCTCATTTCTCCATGCGTGAGTACAACCTTAAATTGGATGATGTCATCAATGAACAACGAAAAGTCATTTATACCTTAAGAGACAAAGTGCTTGAAAGAAATGATTTGATTGATCAATTACACAAAATGTTGGATGAAACAGTCGAGTTTGTTGTAGGGGAAAGTTGCTCAGAAGACGAACTTTCTGCACACTGGAATTTCGACCAAATCGAACAAACGATGAATCAAATTCTTCTAGCACCTGTTACATTGAATCGTTCTGTTTCTAAAGTGAAAGATATTATTAAACAACTTCAGCCGGCAGTAAATGAATTGAAAGATTACATGTCCACTTTCTCTGAGCAGCCTGAGGTTATGAATACCATTCCACAAGTGATGCTTGCCTACCTGGATTCGACATGGGTACGACATTTAGAGGCGATGACACGATTGAAAGAAGGTATCGGTTTACGCGCATATCAACAAGAGGACCCAATGCGTATTTACCAAAATGAAGGTCTGGAGCTTTTTGAAATGCATTACCAGGAGCTACGCCGTTCAATCGCAACTGAGATTATCAACTTTATGAAAATTATTTCAACTCGAGAGGAGACGATTTAATGGGCATTTTTTCGATTTTCAAGAAGACCGAAAAAACGGGTGCTGATAGTACCGTTGAGTCAACAGAGTTAGTTAATGGCACTGAACCGAGTGCTCAGTCGGAAGAAGTCACTACAGCATTGTCCCTTCATCCTGCTTGGGATGTACCAAAAGAACAACAATATGTATTCAGCTTCCTTTCGAATGAGCTTGAACCATTAAAACCAAATCAAATTTCTTTATCAGGCATCGATATTGAGCAAGACGACAATACACAAGCTTGGTTGGTTAAAGCATTTTTACGGACATCATTGGCTACTCCCATTACATTGAATACAGCTGAGCTCGTGCTGATCGATCAAAATGAACAAGTGGTGGCAGCAAAAGAATTCAATCTTGCGGAACTAGGCGAATTGCCTGCAACCAGTGCACGACCTTGGGTATTTGTTTTTGAACAGCCGACTTTAAAAGGAGAACTTCCTAAAGATGGTTGGCGTTTAGCTTTCAACGTTCAATCGTTGGTACCACACAAGATCGAATTGGATGCAGCTTGGGAAGAAGCTCTAAGCGACGAACAAAAAGATGGCTTAAAGAAAATTGTTGATTCCCTGCCTAAACTTCATGACAGAGAAGTAAACTTCAGTGGATTCCAAGCAAAAGTTCAGCCAGATGGTACACTTGCGGTCTCACTGTTTATTAGAAATGGGCACTCCCAGCAAATCACATTAGAGCAACTTCCACTGGAAGTGCTCGATGCGAATGGCAAAATTGTGGCACAAGGCGCATTTACGATTGATCAACTTAAGGTTAATGCAAATACTTCTAAACCCTGGACCTTCTTGTTCCCTAAGGAAATGGTCATCAATAAAGATTCTGATATGTCTAAATGGACCGTCAGAGTGCCTCAGAGCGCTTAAAAACCATTTATCGGTAAAAGTTATCATATTAAATAGAAAAAGCATGTGAGCAATCGCTCACATGCTTTTCTTATTGCACTTTAAATTCCGTTATCGAGTCTTTTACCATTCGGACACCTTTTCCATTCGGTACGAAATGTGTAACGACTAGTCGATAGGATTTCCCTTTCACATATCCTCCCGTTGGTGCACTGACGACAACCTTAGTTGCATCACTTCCCGTACGGACGGCTACACTTTGGCGAGCACCGAACTCATCCTCGACATAAACATGCTTCGTGTTGAAAAATGCGGAATTCATTTGTTGATTGAAAGTCACCGTAAATTGTTTATTTGTATCCACGACTCTCGCTGACGAAGAAGGAACAAACGATTTTGTAGGAATTGGTTGATTTGAATAAACGGCTTGGACCTGGTCAATCCAAATCGAACCCTTACCTTTCTTCGCTGAAGAAGTTTCAGCAATATATATCTTGTTCAATTTCACTGGACTTTGGACATTAGTCGGAATCGTTGCTTCAACGTATTTCCAGCCTACCCAATTAAGTCCTCCATCTTGAGTAAAGTCAATCACTGTTTCGCGACCATTAGCATCTGTAATGGCTGCGCGTAACCAATGATTTGCACCATCTCCATACACCCATGCACCAATTTTCTTAGGTGCCGCAGGAATGGACAAACCGTTCGGCCAAGTCAAGTACGATACGGAGGTACCCTCAGCAAAGCTTGAAAAATCATAAGACAACTTAAGGGAACTGGATCCTTCTTTAGCCTGCAACGTTTTTTCTAAACCAATGGTTGCAGATGAACGGATGGTTTCTGCCTTTAATCCAGTGAGTGAATCTAATCCACTGACTTGTAATGATTTATTTGAAACCGTAACAGGAATCGACACACGTGCAGACCCGAATGTTCCTGTGATTGAACCCGTAGCTTCACTATTTCCTGCATTGAAAGTAGTGCCGTTGATTGAACCTACGCCTCCTGTTGTCGTCCAGGAAACAGCTGCAGGATTGAAAATGACTTTTTGATTTTTACTGATTCCATTCACTTGGAAATTAGCTGATTCTCCAAGTCCGACACGAACTTCTGAAGGAGATGCCACTAATTGTTCAATCGTATCGGTAACTGTAACAGGAATTGAAACCGTAGCGGTATCGTATTTTGCGGTGATTTGCCCTGTTCCTGCTTTCACTCCGACGAAGCGATTATTTTCAATCTTCCCTACTCCATTTGAAACTTCCTGAAGTTCTAGTTTCGTAGAATCTACTTTTAAAGGATTATAATATTGATCTAACACATAATTTACTTTGAAACCTAGAGAAGCCCCAACAGCAACGATTCCCTCTTGATCTTGAGAGACATTTACATGAGTGGCTTGTCCATTAGGTGCAGTACTAATTGCTTCCAAAATAGCAGAGACGGAACGTTCAGAACCATCCGAAGGTCGGTTAATTAGAGATGGATATACATTTCCATAACGGCGTGTAACCATTGCCGTTGATCCACCACCATCCAAGTTGATGGCATTATAAGCACCGATTGAGACAAGGTACTTTGAAAATTCAATAAGTGTCATACCTTGGCTGTAACCAGACTGACGACCATCGACCGTTATGAAATATGCACGACTGCCAGTGGCATCGGTCGCAACAGCGGTACGGGGAGTTCTTTCAGTCGCACGACCGGCAGTGATATCAATTGTCAAAGCAGACTTTCCATCCTGTACGAGTAAAGGACCTGATGCCAACATGAATTGTGAGCCTTTCCATGCAGAATCAACATCAACTGTCAGTGAAACGTCATCTCCTATTTTCATAGATGATAATTTAGCACTCGATGTTCCAGATGCGGATAGAACAAAACCATCTTTCGGGATTGTCGAAGAAGTATACTGACCATACGGACGTATAGCGGATACTTTACCGGTCACTTTTTCTCCGAATTTCAACTGGGAGTCTACTTTTTTTGTTACTCCCGTTACAACCACTTCAATTCCATATTGGTTTTGACGGGTTTTATCTTCACGCAAACCTTCCGTGTATAAAATTAATTCGTTATTTGCTCTATCCCGGTTCATATCTGTCGTCTTAAATGACGACCCATTATGTTCAATCGTACGTTCTAACGAATAACGCCCAACTTTCGCTTTATTTTCAGCTGTCACACCAAATGCAGCTGGCACGTACATATAGTCATTAAAATTAGTCGAAACTCTTCCTAAATTAACGATTTGATCATTTTTTGCCAGTAAATATGAAGGATAACGATTTTCGAAGGTGTAAAAAGATGCATTAATTGCACCAACTACATTATGGCTCGGATATGTATGTTCTTTTGATAAATTAGTTACTGTCTTAAGTGTATTGATTGGATTGGATACCCCGTATTCAATTTTAGTATACGGATTTGTGACATCGATGGAGAGTTTGTTTACTTTTTGTGGGTAACCTCCCACTGATGTCGAGATAGTTTCGTGGTGTATACCAGGAGATAACGTGGCGGCAGAAACGGGTAAACTTGAAAAGACTAGAATGAATGCTAGTAGAAAAGCAGGCATTCTTTTAAATTTTAGGTACATGATGCAGCTCCTTTATGTTAGATTCTACTAATAATTATACTAAAATATAGTAAAATAGAAATAGTCTATATGTAATTGTTTTCCATAAACGAAAAAGAATCCACAGGAGACCAGTCCCGTGGATTCTTTTTCGCGCATCAACCAAGTTTTTAAGTTTATGAAAATACAAAACAGGAAGTTTAATACGTTTTCATTGTATCACAATTCAGAATTAGTACAAGATGGTAATTTTTCATTTTACAATTTAATCAACTGAAATTACTTCTGGGGGTGTAAGTGACCCAGCAGTTTCTGCACGGTAGATGAATAAGGCAAATTCACCTCGTGTAATATTTGCTTTAGAACCAAATTCAGTAGCCGTTTTCCCTTGCGTAATATTACTTTCAAGCAAAGCTGCTACAAAAGGTTTCACTGTCGATAGAACATCAGTAAATGGAATATCCATTGAAGTAGCCTTTAAATCGTATGTAAGTGCAATGACCTTCGCCATTTGTTCACGTGACATCGATTGATAACTACCGAATGTATTCGTAGATAATCCGTTCATAATACCATTTGCGGCAAGAGCATTAACAGCCCATTGACGATCTTTAGGTACGTCCGTGAATCCTGCTTGTTGATAATTTCCTTCCGGAGTAAAACCATTTACACGGGCAATCATGACTGCTGCATCAATACGTTTGATTTCGTTGGAAATACCGAATTGCGTTTCACTGATTCCCTGTGCATAACCTTTACTGACAATATGGTCCACAGCTGGTTTATATGTATTATTTACATCTGAAAAAGCCGCAAGAACCGAGTTCAAAGGAAGTAGGACGACAATTGCCAATGACAAAAGCAACAAAGTTTTTTTTAACATTTTACTGCTCACCTCTTTTTAAGTCTCTTATTAGTGTAACAATATATGGAAATGAATACCACCATGTAAATAGTGCCAGGCCCTCCCTCTCTCAGTTGGGACGATTGAGATTCAAACGGAATGACCTGACACTTAGTTTTGAATGCTTTATGGTACTAGTTTATTAACGAGTGGAATTTTTTGAAGAATCCACACGATGACAAATGATGAAAAGAATATAGCAATCCACACTAGCGGCACTGCAAGTACCGGATGAACCCAATATTCGTCAAACCCTATACGGCGACCATATAACTGAATGATGGGATGTAATAAATAGATTCCCATGCTGGCTGCACTGATTTTTTGTATAACAGTATTCGGCTTGAAGACATTCGGAAACTGCTGAAATAATACAAATAAGAAAACAGCAATAGCCACCGTATTCGGTGCAATATACAAATAGAAGAAACCATCCAATCTCCCGTCATTCTGGAGAGTCAAAACATATGTGCCATAGGCTGTTACTGCATACCCGATAACGGCTAACAGTCCAAGTAAAGGCAACCATTTCCGTTTGAGAGGATATAAGATTAAATACGCGCCTAAAATAAAGTAGCCAATATACGTACCGAACAGTCCAGCAGACAAAGCCAGCCCAAAATCGAAGAATTTTGGTACGAATGGAAACAAGCTTGACATGACAAACCAAGCTCCTATAAAGTATTGCAGCATTTGTTTAGAAGAGGAACTGACAATTTGTCTTAAAAACGGGGTCATTAAATATAAACCCAAAATAACGTATAGAAACCATAAATGGAAGAACACAGAGTCCGTCAACACCATTTTAATCATTTGTTTCCACGTATGTTCTTCAAACCACATGAATTTGCGATAGACGATGTAAATAATACTCCACGCCAGTAACGGTATTGCAACCTTACTAACCCGCTTCTTGAAAAAAGGGATTAACGGTTCCTGTTGTTTGCGCGTCAACAATAGTGCCCCACTGATCATGAAAAATAACGGGACACTGTTACGTAAGGCAGAATCCAAAAGATTTGCAAACCACCAAATTTGGTGACCAATCTCCATACTTGATACTAACTGTGCTACTACATGTATACCTACGACTGAAAAGATGGCGAAAACTCTCATCCAGTCCATATAATCATAACGCTCATTCGACATTCTCTCATATCCTTTCTACATCAAAAAATCTTGAACTAACTTCATTTATAAACTTCTTTGCTCTCGCGATTCTATTTCGAAGACTCACATCATATTATTCCATATAAAAACGCCTTATCGCAAATTGAATTTGCGACAAGGCGTATGAGAATGTAAGTTTATTTTTTAGCTGAAGCTACTTGGGATACGTTTGCAACACGCTTAGCGCCAATGTATTTTGAACCCCAGTAGTAGGGATCGTTAAGTTTTGCAATTGAAACACCTTTGCTAGATGATGAGTGAGCGAATTTTCCTCCACCGATGTAAACTCCCACATGAGATACACCCTTACCTGAAGTATTGAAGAAAACCAAATCGCCCGCTTGTAGATTTTTCTTAGCAACTGAAGAGCCTGTTGAGTACATGCCTGCAGATGTTCTTGGAAGATCAACACCTACTTGGTTGTAAACATAACCGATAAATCCTGAGCAATCAAATCCGTTTGCTGTCGTTCCACCACGTAAATACTTTGTTCCCATAACATTATTTGCTGCAGATACAAGCTTGCTTGAATCAACACCACTTGAAGCGTCCACTTCATTTGCTAATGGAGCAACAATTAATAGTATAGCGAAAGTAATCATCGTAAGAACTTTAAGGAACTGAGACTGTAACTTCATGTAGAATCCTCCGGTTTGGCCCATGGCTAAAAATTTTCTGAAAACTTAACTAAAGTCATCTTACCATGAAATATACCTGTTTTATTTTACAGTTGTGTAACAATGTCGTTACATTATGAGTCGAATTTAAGATAATCTTGTAATAATAGAATGTTCAGACTATTAAACATAAAAAAAGCAGTGACCGCTTTGGTCACTGCTTTTGCATGTTATTATTTTAATAAGTACTTACCAAATCCATCTGTACCTTCACCCAAGTAGCTGATATTACCACTAGTAGGAATAACTTCAACCGCTTTTTTAGATGATTCAAACATTACTTTAGCTGATGCAGGCAATGTTGTAAACTTCCAGTTGCCGTCAGCAGAAGGATCTATTGTTTTCTTTTCGATAATGTAGTCGATCACCGCTTGGCGGTTTTCAACAGTATATATTTCGACTTCTTTAGCATTTCGTACGCCCGGGAAATTACCGTTTGCTCGGTAGTTGTTTGTAGCAACGATGAAATCCTGTTTAGGATCGATTGCTTTTCCATCATACTTCAAGTTTTTGATACGTGCTGCATTGGCATTGATTTCTTTGCCATCAGCGTCATATTTTGCTGGTTGTGTTACATCGATTTCATACGTAACTCCATCAATTACGTCAAAGTTGTATGAACGGAAGTTAGTATTGATCAGAGATTGTTCTACTGTTTTCGTTGCGTCGATTTGGTTGAACTGACCTGCAGACATCTCAAGCCATTCTTTCACGTCAGCTCCTGTAAGTTTTAAAGTAGAGACAGTGTTGTCGTATAAGTACAAATCTGCGACGTTCTTGATTGCCAATTCACCTTTTGGTACATATGTGTAATACTCTGGATCGCTGCGGGTACCTGCTTTGAATGGTGCTCCTGCAGATAGAATAGGCAACTTGGCGTCAGCAGTTCCTGCTAATTCTTTTTCAACAAACCATTTTTGAGCATTTGTTACGATTTGAATTGATGGATCATCTTGAACTTGTGAGAAGTAACTATGGATGATGGCAGTCGTTGTTCCTACTGCTTTACGCACATATTTAATTGTTCCTTCGTGTGCAACTTTAACCGCTTCTACTACTGTAGCATCTACATCACTTTCATCTTTTGCAATCGCTCGTACTTCAGCTTTAGAAGAAGAAACTGTCCAATCTTTTCCTTTCTTAGCTAACGTCAAATCGATTACACCCAAATGGCTGCCGAACTTGCCAGACATTACTACAGGTTTTCCGTTGATCGTACCTTGTTCAACATTCACGCCAGTCAATGAAGCATCAACTTTCCCAGGGAAAACTTGATGTGCATGTCCTGTAATGATTGCATCGACGCCTTCAACTTTTGTCATCAAATATGACACATCTTCTTCGCCTTTTTCGTGAACCATGTCACCCATACCCGAGTGGGACAACACAACAATTACGTCTGCACCGTCTTTTTCCATTTTAGGAATAAGTGCTTCTACAGCATCCACTGAATCGTCTACAGTGACTTTTCCTTCTAAATGAGACTTGTCCCATTTAAGAATCGCTGGAGGGACAATTCCAGTTACACCGACTTTAATGGTCGTTTCTTTTCCTTTAGAATCTTTCACTTTTTTATCAATGATGACATACGGAGTATACATATTCTTCCCTGTCTTAGCGTCTTTCACGTTTGCATTTACATAAGGGAAGCCAGCATCGTCCATCACTTCATTCAAGTATGGAAGACCATAGTTAAACTCATGGTTCCCAAGAGTGGCAACGTCATAATCCAACAAATTAAGAGCCGCTATCGATGGGTGAACTTCCCCATCTTTCAATGGCTCCACTGATGATTTGAATGAGCCTAGTGGAGTCCCTTGAATCAAATCTCCATTGTCGAATAACAAAGTATTGCCATTTTCTTTACGGGCATTTTTGATTAATGTTGCTGTCTTTGCAAGACCCAAGCTGTTGGATGGTGTATCTTTGTAATAATCATAGTTCACTATATTCGTATGGATATCAGAAGTTCCAAGAATTCGTAGCGCTACTGTCGTATTCGCCACAGATGCCTTGTATTCTTTCAGGAAACGTTGCACGAGTGCACGCATTTCCCCTTTGCTTACATGGTGACCTGGTCTTACTGTTTTGTCGGCATATCCAAGTAAGAAGCCCATTCCAACTCCTTTTGAAAGATCAGAGCGTAAACTTCCGCTGATTTTGTTGCCATCCTTGAACTCTTTTAAGTTACTAATCGGAAAACTCTTATCAGTCCCGATACCACGAACCGCAATTACAAATGCTTGTTCACGATTTAGAGTTCCGTTTGGATCAAATTTTGTTGCAGATTTGCCATTGATTAGTTTTAACTCAACTGCTTTTTCAATATACGGTTTCAGTTCATTTGGAACGTCATCAAATTTAATTGTTTTTCCAGTTCCAAGTTCCACGCCCATAGCAGTTATTAGTGCCTTCACATATTCTCCGCGCGTAGCATCTTTTTCTGCAGCAGATGTTTCTTGGCTTATCCCCAGACCACTTACAGCTAACGACATTGCTAATGCTGAAGCGGATACTTTTTTCCACATTGTCATGCAGTTCTCCCCTTAATTCGAAATAGTGAAACAAATCCATTATACCAAATTTAGGATGTCGAAATGTTAAGTCTATGTGACTGTTTTATGAAGTTTTTCTACTATTTTCCTATTCTTAAAGCTCATTTTTTATTGGCTATATTAAATGGTATTGTAGATGTTCCGCAATACCGCTCCGCTTTCGTGGGCGAGCGCAGAGCCTCGGTCTCGACTGTCTCGCTTTCCCACATGAGTCTCCGCTGTTTTGCTGCATATCTCTTTATATGGAAAAATCAAAAGTGACCTTTAACATATCTTCTTTATTATCGATTAATATTAGTTCTTCAAAATAATAGAAAAAGAAAGAACCTATCTTTTTCACAGATAGGCTCCTTATACTCTATTTAGTTAACAGGATAGTACTCAGTTAGTTCACCAGTATTTACATCAAAGACATACGTTGTTTTCCCATTCACCTTAAACAAATCCAGTCCTAATCGAGGTTCTTTTCCTGTATGTTGAATGGAATCAACTTCTTCCTGGTAGTAAAGAGGAATAGCATATTTCAAGTAATCAATTGATTGCTCAATTGTGAGTTTTAGTGGATCTTCTTTAAACGTACGTGGGACGTACGATTTGATTTTCCATGTATCATTGCTTCGTACTAATTCAATCGTGGCACGGTAACCCGAGTTAATCCCATTTGAAGGAACGGTCGCATCCACTTTTAGGACATTGTCCGTTTTCGCAACGACTCTGAATGGTAATCCAAATTGGAAGTCATGTATAACATTTGCGTTATCACAGTTATAACATGAAGCTTCATATCCTTTTAATGCTTGTGATAAGTATGGCTCCACCACTAGCTCTGACAAATCATCCTTAATATCTGCAGCTTTATGATTCGGATGATATTTTTCAAGACCTTGAATCATGATAATTCGTGTTTTGCGAGTAGCTTCATTAATGGCATTCATCACTTCGAAGTCATTATAAGTAGATCCCGGAACCTTTTTAAAGGCACGATACATGAAAGCTGACATTTCACCTCGCGTCAACTTTTTATCCGGTGCAAACGACGTCGCCGTTACACCTTTGGTCACTCCATTGCGGAAAATCGCATCAACGTAAGGCGCCCAACGTTCATTGACATCAGTAAAAGGTACTTTAGCATTCATTGTCACTGAATAATTGAAAGCTCCTGACAAGATGCGCGTCATTTGAGAACGTGTCAATTCAACTTCAGGACGGAATGTCCCATCTTCATAGCCATTGACATACCCTAGTGAAGCAATTGTGGAAATTGCTTCATAATGGGCACTGTCGGATTTAACATCTGGGAAGCTCTTGCTGATTTCTGGCTCCATGCCAAGAAGCATATACAGCATGTATGCTGCTTCCCCACGAGTGACGATTCCAGCGGCGTCAATCAACACTTTACCATCATTCGTATATTCTGCTTCCCATACTTCTTTCATGTTCATGGAATAGACAGCCTCATAAAAAGTGTTGTTCATGGATAAATCGGTATAGATTGAATGTTTTACGCTAGCATCGGCTTCATTAACAAATGAACTTGCAAACAAGACTCCTAGTGCCAAGGATGCAATTGCTTTTTTCATCATCATATCCCTCTTTCCATTATTATATTAATTCCGTTTCCAAGCTTCATTGGCAGCGTGCAAACCGACTTTATGATTCTGTTTCCAAATGCCATCCCAATAAGCAAGTGGAACAGGCGCCTCTCCAGCATACGGAGCAATCTCCACTGTAACACCAGGCATCTTCGTCACTTTAATAAACCAATCCGCGGAAGATCCTGTTCCTTTTCTATAATAAGGTGGGACAACTGTATATCCTGTAATCGATTTGAGCTGATTCACATATTGAACA from Paenisporosarcina sp. FSL H8-0542 encodes:
- a CDS encoding bifunctional 2',3'-cyclic-nucleotide 2'-phosphodiesterase/3'-nucleotidase is translated as MTMWKKVSASALAMSLAVSGLGISQETSAAEKDATRGEYVKALITAMGVELGTGKTIKFDDVPNELKPYIEKAVELKLINGKSATKFDPNGTLNREQAFVIAVRGIGTDKSFPISNLKEFKDGNKISGSLRSDLSKGVGMGFLLGYADKTVRPGHHVSKGEMRALVQRFLKEYKASVANTTVALRILGTSDIHTNIVNYDYYKDTPSNSLGLAKTATLIKNARKENGNTLLFDNGDLIQGTPLGSFKSSVEPLKDGEVHPSIAALNLLDYDVATLGNHEFNYGLPYLNEVMDDAGFPYVNANVKDAKTGKNMYTPYVIIDKKVKDSKGKETTIKVGVTGIVPPAILKWDKSHLEGKVTVDDSVDAVEALIPKMEKDGADVIVVLSHSGMGDMVHEKGEEDVSYLMTKVEGVDAIITGHAHQVFPGKVDASLTGVNVEQGTINGKPVVMSGKFGSHLGVIDLTLAKKGKDWTVSSSKAEVRAIAKDESDVDATVVEAVKVAHEGTIKYVRKAVGTTTAIIHSYFSQVQDDPSIQIVTNAQKWFVEKELAGTADAKLPILSAGAPFKAGTRSDPEYYTYVPKGELAIKNVADLYLYDNTVSTLKLTGADVKEWLEMSAGQFNQIDATKTVEQSLINTNFRSYNFDVIDGVTYEIDVTQPAKYDADGKEINANAARIKNLKYDGKAIDPKQDFIVATNNYRANGNFPGVRNAKEVEIYTVENRQAVIDYIIEKKTIDPSADGNWKFTTLPASAKVMFESSKKAVEVIPTSGNISYLGEGTDGFGKYLLK
- a CDS encoding S-layer homology domain-containing protein, producing MMMKKAIASLALGVLFASSFVNEADASVKHSIYTDLSMNNTFYEAVYSMNMKEVWEAEYTNDGKVLIDAAGIVTRGEAAYMLYMLLGMEPEISKSFPDVKSDSAHYEAISTIASLGYVNGYEDGTFRPEVELTRSQMTRILSGAFNYSVTMNAKVPFTDVNERWAPYVDAIFRNGVTKGVTATSFAPDKKLTRGEMSAFMYRAFKKVPGSTYNDFEVMNAINEATRKTRIIMIQGLEKYHPNHKAADIKDDLSELVVEPYLSQALKGYEASCYNCDNANVIHDFQFGLPFRVVAKTDNVLKVDATVPSNGINSGYRATIELVRSNDTWKIKSYVPRTFKEDPLKLTIEQSIDYLKYAIPLYYQEEVDSIQHTGKEPRLGLDLFKVNGKTTYVFDVNTGELTEYYPVN